The proteins below come from a single Larimichthys crocea isolate SSNF chromosome II, L_crocea_2.0, whole genome shotgun sequence genomic window:
- the LOC109138056 gene encoding uncharacterized protein LOC109138056 produces the protein MSSLVIRVHVVSRITLNAVQCCKLLLTVSMCVCAACCCCQTSDEQVVKPVVSVYPAASRAHLEGKSSLLCLASAMFPPLVKFSWKRQKEDGPLEEVHRDVGEQLELRESGRTASILLVHGHESSTYKYRCSVQHEGGTVKAQTEQEVPAPPPTASAPSQYRVKLLCLLYTVLIVKSLVYCCGLSLLMILRNKGPSTNCTHAD, from the exons ATGAGTAGTTTAGTGATCAGAGTCCATGTAGTTTCCAGGATCACACTGAATGCAGTGCAGTGCTGTAAGCTGCTGTTGACTGTgtcaatgtgtgtctgtgctgcttgtTGCTGCTGTCAAACTTCAGATGAGCAGGTAGTGAAGCCCGTGGTGAGCGTGTACCCAGCAGCATCCAGAGCCCACCTGGAGGGGAAGAGCTCCCTGCTGTGTCTGGCCTCAGCcatgtttcctcctctggtCAAGTTCTCctggaaaagacaaaaggaggacGGTCCTCTGGAGGAGGTGCACCGTGATGTGGGAGAGCAGCTGGAGCTCAGAGAGTCGGGACGCACCGCCTCCATCTTACTGGTCCATGGGCACGAGAGCAGCACATATAAATACCGCTGCTCCGTCCAGCACGAGGGGGGCACAGTGAAGGCCCAAACAGAACAAG AGgttccagctcctccaccaACAGCTTCTGCTCCGTCTCAGTACAGGGTGAAGCTGTTGTGTCTGCTGTACACAGTGCTGATAGTGAAGAGTCTGGTGTACTGCTGTGGACTCTCTCTGCTGATGATCCTCAGAAACAAGGGACCGTCCACCAACTGCACACatgctgactga